A single window of Caldicellulosiruptoraceae bacterium PP1 DNA harbors:
- a CDS encoding alpha-N-arabinofuranosidase, which produces MKKAKIIYNQDYSIAKIDNRIYGSFIEHLGRAVYTGIYEPDHPSADDMGFRRDVFEIVKEINVPIIRYPGGNFVSGYRWEDGVGPVEERPIRPDLAWRAIEPNKIGTNEFVEWAKRANSEVMMAVNLGTRGPEDAKNLVEYCNFEKGTYYSDLRRKHGYEKPHNIKVWCLGNEMDGDWQIGHKTAEEYGRVAHETAKMMKWVDPTIELVACGSSGRGMPTFPQWEATVLEHTYNDVDYISLHTYYGNYDNDTKNFLAKPLEMDDFIKTVISVCDFVKAKKRGKKTINISFDEWNVWYHSNEADRNMEPWMEAPPLLEDIYTFEDAIVVGGMLITLLKHSDRVKIACQAQLVNVIAPIFTVKGGPVIKQTIYYPYMYTSVFGRGTALMPIIHSEKYDSKEITDVPYIDSIAVVNEEKRELVIFGINRDLEEDSIVEINLGGFENIQFKEQVVYINDDIKAKNTPDNPNNVIPQKRNDVKIEGSSVECVFPKLSWNMIRLSY; this is translated from the coding sequence ATGAAGAAGGCAAAAATCATTTATAATCAAGATTATTCAATAGCAAAAATTGATAACAGAATTTATGGTTCATTTATTGAGCATCTTGGAAGAGCAGTTTATACAGGGATATATGAACCTGATCATCCAAGTGCTGACGACATGGGATTTAGAAGAGATGTTTTTGAAATTGTAAAAGAAATTAATGTTCCAATTATAAGGTATCCAGGTGGGAATTTTGTATCAGGATATCGTTGGGAAGATGGTGTAGGTCCTGTTGAAGAAAGGCCAATAAGACCAGATCTGGCTTGGAGGGCAATAGAGCCTAATAAAATCGGAACAAATGAATTTGTTGAATGGGCAAAAAGAGCTAATTCAGAAGTTATGATGGCTGTAAACCTTGGGACAAGAGGACCAGAAGATGCAAAAAATTTAGTAGAATATTGTAATTTTGAAAAAGGAACTTATTACAGTGATTTAAGAAGAAAACATGGATATGAAAAACCACATAATATAAAAGTATGGTGTTTAGGGAACGAAATGGATGGTGACTGGCAGATAGGCCATAAAACCGCAGAAGAATATGGTAGGGTTGCCCATGAGACTGCAAAGATGATGAAGTGGGTAGATCCTACAATAGAACTTGTTGCATGTGGAAGCTCTGGGAGAGGAATGCCAACATTCCCACAATGGGAAGCAACAGTATTGGAACATACCTATAATGATGTAGATTATATATCACTTCATACTTATTATGGTAACTATGATAATGACACAAAGAACTTTTTAGCAAAGCCATTAGAAATGGATGATTTTATCAAAACAGTTATTTCAGTATGCGACTTTGTGAAAGCTAAGAAAAGAGGTAAAAAAACAATAAATATATCTTTTGATGAATGGAATGTGTGGTATCATTCAAATGAAGCAGACAGGAATATGGAACCATGGATGGAAGCACCACCATTATTGGAAGATATATATACATTTGAAGATGCTATTGTTGTTGGAGGAATGCTTATCACCCTTTTGAAACATTCAGATAGAGTAAAAATTGCATGTCAAGCACAGTTAGTAAATGTTATTGCTCCAATATTTACTGTCAAAGGTGGTCCTGTTATAAAACAAACAATATATTATCCATATATGTATACATCGGTATTTGGTAGGGGTACAGCTTTAATGCCAATAATACATTCAGAAAAATATGATTCAAAAGAAATTACTGATGTACCATATATTGATTCAATAGCAGTAGTAAATGAAGAAAAAAGAGAGTTAGTTATATTTGGAATTAATAGAGATCTTGAAGAAGATTCAATAGTTGAAATAAATTTAGGAGGTTTTGAAAATATACAATTTAAGGAACAAGTGGTATATATAAATGATGATATAAAAGCAAAGAATACTCCTGATAATCCTAATAATGTAATACCACAAAAAAGAAATGATGTAAAAATAGAAGGAAGTTCAGTTGAATGTGTATTTCCAAAATTATCATGGAACATGATTAGATTGTCATATTAG
- a CDS encoding substrate-binding domain-containing protein: MLSKEKVIEELKKLISTNRNGTYKKIPAERELAELYNVSRTTIRNAIKELIKEGQLIQIQGKGTYITPGIKNKEVHIICSPDIKRNDPFYNKLFGDITDITTKESINLLLITADSIPNDVKDIPVIVVGIIDDNLLQILKDNYKVVITLEEYINHNDIIQISFDDYKIGWNAANLLIEYGYENIIHLAGPDKYTSSLLRKNGFIDRIKKEEYIQLQYEIISGKMNWSSGYKLADIVLERYMKYKKPIAVFAANDWMAVGLIQRLKEEGIKIGSDISIIGCDNIFLSSEIVPSLTTFDWDLKNLMLEILQLINNNNLSAKKILLTADIVMRETLKKKKDGPQ; this comes from the coding sequence ATGTTAAGCAAAGAAAAGGTAATAGAAGAATTAAAAAAACTTATAAGCACAAACAGAAATGGTACGTATAAAAAAATACCGGCTGAAAGAGAATTGGCAGAGCTTTATAATGTAAGTAGAACAACAATAAGAAATGCAATAAAGGAATTGATAAAAGAAGGTCAGCTAATACAAATACAAGGTAAAGGAACATATATAACACCAGGAATAAAAAACAAAGAAGTTCATATTATATGTTCTCCCGATATAAAAAGAAACGACCCATTTTATAATAAATTATTTGGTGATATTACTGATATTACTACTAAAGAATCAATAAATCTATTATTAATTACAGCAGACAGTATACCTAATGATGTAAAGGATATTCCAGTAATTGTTGTTGGTATTATTGATGATAATTTATTACAAATATTGAAAGATAATTATAAAGTGGTGATTACGCTCGAAGAATATATAAATCATAATGATATTATACAGATTTCATTTGATGATTATAAAATTGGATGGAATGCAGCAAATTTATTAATTGAGTATGGCTATGAGAACATTATTCATTTAGCAGGTCCAGACAAATACACCTCCTCACTATTAAGAAAAAATGGATTTATTGACAGAATAAAAAAAGAAGAATATATACAATTACAATATGAAATTATTAGTGGAAAAATGAATTGGAGTTCAGGTTATAAATTGGCTGACATTGTTTTAGAAAGATATATGAAATATAAAAAACCTATAGCAGTATTTGCAGCTAATGATTGGATGGCTGTTGGGCTAATTCAGAGACTTAAAGAAGAAGGAATCAAAATTGGAAGTGATATATCAATAATAGGATGCGATAATATATTCCTATCCTCTGAAATAGTTCCATCACTAACTACATTTGATTGGGACTTAAAAAATTTAATGTTAGAGATACTTCAATTAATTAACAACAATAATTTATCGGCAAAAAAAATCCTATTGACAGCTGATATTGTAATGAGAGAGACACTAAAAAAGAAAAAAGATGGTCCTCAATAA
- a CDS encoding 4Fe-4S binding protein encodes MKYILKNTKETDKKVKEAKYKRIIGLIVPIVIVIGYVNPLFGLTIFGCMLGALLLSLYKGRIWCGKMCPRGAFLDAYISLLSKNKKIPKIMKAKWFKISIIIILMFLMITNYIRSNGNVLLFGECMVRLLLITTVIAIALGIIYKPRTWCSICPMGTLSGLIGKKNRSLLINKNNCVGCKLCNKKCLMEVKVYKYKDIGKVIDANCIKCGQCVNVCPKEALQQ; translated from the coding sequence ATGAAATATATATTAAAAAACACAAAAGAAACTGATAAAAAAGTAAAAGAAGCAAAATACAAAAGGATAATTGGATTAATTGTCCCTATTGTTATAGTAATAGGTTATGTGAATCCATTATTTGGGTTAACCATTTTTGGTTGTATGTTAGGAGCACTATTACTTAGTCTTTATAAAGGTAGAATTTGGTGTGGTAAAATGTGTCCAAGGGGAGCTTTTTTAGATGCTTATATTAGCCTTTTGAGTAAAAATAAAAAGATACCCAAAATTATGAAGGCAAAATGGTTTAAGATATCAATTATTATAATATTAATGTTTTTAATGATTACAAATTATATTAGAAGCAATGGCAACGTGTTGTTATTTGGTGAATGTATGGTAAGGCTACTTTTAATAACTACGGTCATAGCAATAGCTTTAGGTATAATCTATAAACCAAGAACATGGTGTTCAATATGTCCAATGGGGACTTTAAGTGGCTTAATTGGCAAAAAAAATAGATCATTATTAATTAACAAGAATAATTGCGTTGGCTGTAAGTTATGTAATAAAAAATGCTTAATGGAAGTAAAAGTTTATAAATATAAGGACATTGGAAAAGTTATAGATGCAAATTGTATAAAATGTGGACAATGTGTAAATGTATGTCCGAAAGAGGCATTACAACAATAA
- the dinB gene encoding DNA polymerase IV → MDRVILHCDLNNFYASVECLYNPEIRDKPVAVCGDPDLRHGIVLAKNNIAKKYGIKTGEVIWQAKKKCSPLVVVKPNYSLYLRFSKEAREIYNDYTDKIESFGIDECWLDVTESAKVFGSGEKIANEIRQRVKDELGITVSIGVSFNKIFAKLGSDLKKPDAVTVITKENYKKLVWPLPVEDLLYIGSATKAKLYKVNITTIGRLANTPIHVLKSMFGKWGEIIWNFANGLDNTPIIPNSLETSIKGIGNSMTLPYDLNNNSDVLYVFYVLAESVAERLRKHHFKCRTIQIYIRDNNLFSIERQETMETPTYISDEIAKKAFEIFTKNWNWIYPIRSLGIRTTNLVPSDIPMQMDVFEGYRRFKKEEIEKRVDDIRKRFGHYSIQRALMLINPKLNANPIEENIIHPISYFR, encoded by the coding sequence ATGGATAGAGTAATATTACACTGTGATTTAAACAATTTCTATGCATCTGTTGAGTGTCTTTATAATCCAGAGATAAGAGATAAACCAGTTGCAGTATGTGGAGACCCTGATTTAAGACATGGAATTGTTTTAGCAAAAAACAATATAGCTAAAAAGTATGGGATAAAGACAGGGGAGGTAATATGGCAAGCAAAGAAAAAGTGCTCACCTTTGGTGGTAGTAAAACCAAACTATTCTTTATATTTACGCTTTTCGAAAGAGGCAAGGGAGATATACAATGACTACACAGACAAAATAGAATCTTTCGGGATTGATGAATGTTGGCTTGATGTAACCGAAAGTGCAAAGGTATTTGGTAGTGGTGAAAAGATTGCAAATGAAATAAGACAAAGAGTGAAAGATGAACTTGGAATTACTGTGTCAATTGGTGTTTCGTTTAATAAAATATTTGCAAAACTTGGAAGTGATCTTAAAAAACCTGATGCTGTAACAGTTATAACAAAAGAGAATTATAAAAAACTTGTTTGGCCTTTACCAGTAGAAGATCTTCTATATATTGGTAGTGCAACTAAAGCAAAACTATATAAAGTAAATATAACTACTATTGGAAGATTAGCAAATACTCCAATACATGTTTTAAAATCAATGTTTGGTAAATGGGGAGAAATAATTTGGAATTTTGCAAATGGACTTGATAATACTCCTATTATACCAAACAGCTTAGAAACTTCAATAAAAGGGATAGGTAATAGTATGACATTACCCTATGATTTAAACAACAATAGTGATGTTTTATATGTTTTTTACGTTCTTGCTGAAAGTGTTGCTGAAAGACTAAGAAAGCACCATTTTAAATGTAGAACGATACAGATATATATCAGGGATAATAATTTATTTTCAATAGAGCGACAAGAAACTATGGAAACACCAACATATATATCAGATGAAATTGCTAAAAAGGCCTTTGAGATATTTACGAAAAATTGGAATTGGATATATCCTATAAGGTCTTTGGGTATAAGAACAACCAATTTAGTACCTTCTGATATACCCATGCAAATGGATGTATTTGAAGGTTATAGAAGGTTTAAAAAAGAGGAGATAGAAAAAAGAGTAGATGATATAAGAAAAAGATTTGGACATTATTCTATCCAAAGAGCTTTGATGCTTATAAATCCTAAGCTTAATGCTAATCCAATTGAGGAGAATATCATTCATCCTATCTCATATTTTAGATAA
- a CDS encoding ABC transporter ATP-binding protein — MSEQNINKNDSRSHSPRRRPGHGPRPGGMMIVGEKARDFKGTMKKLIQYLSEYKLGIITVFIFAAASAVFSIVGPKILSKAITKIFEGIMSKITGTGNGIDFEYVGRIILILLGLYIISSLFAYLQGWIMSGVSMKVTYRFRKEISEKINRMPLKYFESTNQGEILSRITNDVDTISQTLNQSLSQIISSVTTVIGVLIMMLSINWLMTLVSLAIIPLSSVFVAVIIKYSQKYFKEQQEYLGHLNGHIEEMYGGHNIVKAFNGEKKSIKKFENLNNSLYTVSWKSQFLTSIMMPIMNFIGNLGYVVVTVMGGWLVIKKTIEVGDIQAFIQYIRSFTQPIAQIANISNILQQTAACAERVFEFLGESEEIPDTPKPINLDDIKGSVEFKNVHFGYNPDKIIINDFSAFIKPGQKIAIVGPTGAGKTTMVKLLMRFYDVNDGAILIDGHNIKDFSRKDLRSLFGMVLQDTWLYNDTIMENIRYGRLDATDQEVIQAAKAAHVDSFVHTLPGGYNMVLNEETTNISQGQKQLITIARAILKNPKILILDEATSSVDTLTEIQIQKAMDYLMKGRTSFVIAHRLSTIRDADLILVMNHGDIVEQGTHEELLKKGGFYASLYNSQFETEQISA, encoded by the coding sequence ATGAGCGAACAAAACATAAATAAAAATGATTCAAGATCACATAGTCCTAGAAGAAGACCTGGTCATGGACCTAGGCCTGGTGGAATGATGATTGTTGGAGAAAAGGCACGAGATTTTAAGGGAACAATGAAAAAACTTATTCAATACCTTAGTGAATATAAATTAGGTATAATAACTGTATTTATATTTGCGGCAGCAAGTGCAGTATTTTCTATTGTAGGTCCTAAAATTCTAAGTAAAGCTATCACTAAGATATTTGAAGGAATAATGAGCAAAATAACTGGAACAGGTAATGGTATTGATTTTGAATATGTTGGTAGAATTATCCTTATACTTTTAGGCCTTTATATAATAAGCTCTTTGTTTGCATATTTACAAGGATGGATAATGTCTGGAGTTTCGATGAAAGTAACTTATAGATTCAGAAAAGAAATATCAGAAAAGATAAATAGAATGCCACTTAAATATTTTGAAAGCACTAATCAAGGAGAGATTTTATCTCGTATTACCAACGATGTTGATACTATAAGCCAGACATTAAATCAAAGTTTATCCCAAATAATTTCATCAGTTACAACAGTAATTGGTGTATTGATTATGATGCTCAGCATAAATTGGCTTATGACATTAGTTTCGTTAGCTATAATTCCATTATCTTCTGTTTTTGTAGCCGTTATAATTAAATATTCTCAAAAGTATTTTAAAGAACAGCAAGAATATTTAGGACATTTAAATGGACATATTGAAGAGATGTACGGGGGACATAATATTGTTAAAGCATTCAATGGAGAAAAAAAGAGTATTAAGAAATTTGAAAACTTAAATAATTCGCTTTATACTGTATCTTGGAAGTCGCAATTTTTAACAAGTATTATGATGCCTATTATGAACTTTATAGGAAATTTAGGATATGTTGTTGTTACTGTTATGGGTGGTTGGCTTGTAATTAAGAAAACTATAGAAGTTGGTGATATACAAGCCTTTATTCAATACATTCGTTCATTTACACAACCTATAGCTCAAATAGCAAATATTTCAAATATATTGCAGCAGACTGCTGCCTGTGCTGAACGTGTATTTGAGTTTTTGGGAGAATCAGAAGAAATACCTGATACTCCAAAACCTATTAATTTAGATGATATAAAAGGTTCTGTTGAGTTTAAGAATGTTCATTTTGGATACAATCCTGATAAGATAATAATTAATGATTTTTCTGCATTTATTAAACCAGGACAAAAAATAGCAATTGTTGGACCAACTGGTGCAGGAAAAACTACAATGGTTAAACTTTTGATGCGTTTTTATGATGTTAATGATGGTGCTATTCTTATTGATGGACACAACATTAAGGATTTTTCACGTAAAGACTTGAGGTCTTTATTTGGAATGGTTTTACAAGATACTTGGCTATATAATGACACTATAATGGAAAATATTAGATATGGCCGACTTGATGCAACAGACCAAGAAGTAATACAAGCAGCAAAGGCGGCTCATGTAGATAGTTTTGTTCATACCTTACCTGGTGGGTATAATATGGTTTTAAATGAAGAAACAACAAATATTTCACAAGGGCAAAAACAGTTAATTACTATTGCAAGAGCTATACTAAAAAATCCTAAGATACTTATTCTTGATGAAGCTACAAGCTCTGTTGATACTCTTACTGAGATACAAATACAAAAGGCTATGGATTATCTTATGAAAGGACGAACAAGTTTTGTTATAGCACATAGGCTTTCTACAATACGTGATGCTGATTTGATACTTGTAATGAACCATGGCGATATTGTAGAACAAGGAACTCATGAGGAACTACTTAAAAAGGGTGGATTTTATGCAAGCCTTTATAACAGTCAGTTTGAAACAGAACAAATAAGTGCATAA
- a CDS encoding ABC transporter ATP-binding protein: protein MLKLTKYLKPYVITIIIAITFIFIQAMADLTLPDYMSNIVNKGIQQGGIVNAVPIAVRKSQMDKLILFMSKENKEEVLKNYTLVDNTSNDYDKYVKDYPLVSKEPIYILKKIDKTEIDKINLPIAKAIVTVDGIQKAKANAKNGVLEFNGQKIPANIDIFALMSQLPQSELQKISEQMDKRLASLGDNMIIQAATTAIKDEYKAIGMNTDKIQNNYIIKTGLLMLLITLLSALCTVLIGYFAAKVAAGLARDLRKFVFTKVENFSNAEFDKFSTASLITRTTNDITQVQMLMVIMIRMIFYAPIMGVGGVFKALAKSSSMSWTIALAVIVLLGLILLLFSIAMPKFMLMQKLIDRLNLVIRENLSGIMVIRAFNNQKFEEDRFDKANTDITKVGLFVNRAMAVLFPAMMFIMNGVSILIVWVGAHQIQNSSMQVGDMMAFMQYAMQIIFSFLMLSMLFIMIPRASVSANRVAEVLNTEPTIIDPKTPKQFNKNMSGTIEFKNVSFRYPGAEEDALKNINFKILPGQTTAIIGRTGSGKTTLINLLLRFYDPTSGEILIDGVNIKDVTQHELRSKIGYVPQKSWLFSGTIESNLRYGKEDATFEEIKEAAEIAQAMEFINEKPKKFETEIAQGGTNVSGGQKQRLSIARALIKKPEIYIFDESFSALDFKTESALRKAIKERLTSSTVIMVSQRVSTIVNADQIIVLEDGEIVGIGKHKELLKNCETYREIALSQLSEEELA from the coding sequence ATGCTAAAACTAACTAAATATCTTAAGCCCTATGTTATTACAATAATAATTGCAATAACTTTTATATTTATTCAAGCAATGGCAGACCTTACATTACCTGATTATATGTCGAATATTGTTAATAAGGGTATACAGCAAGGAGGTATTGTAAATGCAGTACCTATTGCAGTTAGAAAAAGTCAAATGGATAAGCTAATCTTGTTCATGAGTAAAGAAAATAAAGAAGAGGTTTTAAAAAATTATACATTAGTAGATAATACCAGTAATGATTATGATAAATATGTTAAAGATTATCCTTTAGTTTCAAAAGAACCTATTTATATTTTAAAGAAGATTGATAAAACTGAGATTGATAAAATAAACTTGCCAATAGCCAAAGCTATTGTTACAGTAGATGGAATTCAAAAGGCTAAAGCTAATGCAAAAAATGGAGTTTTAGAATTTAATGGGCAAAAAATACCAGCAAATATTGATATTTTTGCACTTATGTCACAACTACCACAAAGTGAGCTGCAAAAGATAAGTGAGCAAATGGATAAAAGGCTTGCTTCATTAGGGGATAATATGATTATACAAGCTGCTACAACAGCAATAAAAGATGAGTATAAAGCAATAGGTATGAATACAGATAAAATTCAGAACAACTACATTATCAAAACTGGACTTTTAATGCTTTTAATAACATTACTTAGTGCTTTGTGTACAGTTCTCATTGGGTATTTTGCAGCTAAAGTAGCTGCTGGTTTAGCAAGAGATTTAAGAAAATTTGTATTCACAAAGGTAGAGAATTTTTCAAATGCTGAATTTGATAAGTTCTCAACAGCATCTTTGATCACTCGAACAACAAATGATATAACGCAAGTGCAGATGCTAATGGTAATTATGATAAGAATGATTTTTTATGCACCGATTATGGGCGTAGGTGGAGTGTTTAAGGCATTAGCAAAAAGTTCATCAATGTCTTGGACTATTGCTTTAGCTGTGATAGTTTTGTTAGGACTAATATTATTATTATTTTCAATTGCTATGCCTAAGTTTATGCTTATGCAAAAGCTGATTGACAGACTAAACCTTGTAATAAGAGAAAATCTTTCAGGAATAATGGTTATAAGGGCATTTAATAATCAAAAATTTGAAGAGGATAGATTTGATAAAGCTAACACAGATATAACTAAAGTTGGACTCTTTGTAAATCGTGCTATGGCAGTTTTGTTTCCAGCTATGATGTTTATTATGAATGGTGTTTCAATACTAATTGTATGGGTTGGAGCACACCAAATACAAAACTCAAGCATGCAAGTTGGCGATATGATGGCATTTATGCAATATGCAATGCAGATTATATTCTCTTTCCTAATGCTTTCTATGCTATTTATTATGATACCTAGAGCTTCAGTTTCAGCTAATCGTGTTGCTGAAGTTTTAAACACAGAACCGACAATTATAGATCCAAAAACACCAAAACAATTTAATAAGAATATGTCTGGAACAATTGAATTTAAGAATGTTTCTTTCAGATATCCTGGAGCTGAAGAAGATGCACTAAAGAACATAAACTTTAAAATACTTCCTGGTCAAACAACTGCTATCATAGGTAGAACTGGATCAGGGAAAACAACATTAATTAATTTATTATTGAGATTTTATGATCCAACAAGTGGGGAAATATTAATAGATGGAGTAAACATAAAGGATGTAACACAACATGAATTACGCAGTAAAATAGGCTACGTTCCGCAAAAAAGTTGGTTATTTAGTGGAACTATTGAATCAAATTTAAGATATGGTAAAGAAGATGCCACATTTGAAGAAATAAAAGAAGCAGCAGAAATTGCTCAAGCTATGGAATTTATAAATGAAAAACCGAAGAAATTTGAAACAGAAATTGCTCAAGGTGGAACCAATGTTTCTGGAGGTCAAAAACAGAGATTATCAATAGCAAGAGCACTTATTAAGAAGCCAGAGATTTATATTTTTGATGAAAGCTTTTCTGCTCTTGACTTTAAGACAGAATCAGCTTTACGGAAAGCTATAAAAGAAAGATTAACATCGAGCACAGTTATTATGGTATCTCAACGTGTATCAACTATTGTTAATGCTGATCAGATTATTGTTCTTGAAGATGGTGAAATAGTTGGTATAGGTAAACACAAAGAATTATTAAAGAACTGTGAAACATATAGGGAAATTGCATTATCGCAGCTATCTGAGGAGGAATTGGCATGA
- a CDS encoding MarR family winged helix-turn-helix transcriptional regulator, with product MEEVNNGYKILKMLKQIMSMIKQRVEYQYKDFDLTGPQGMLIGILTHYGEMKISDLSEKIGLSNSTVSGIIDRLEKQQLVERVRSTEDRRVVYVRVTSKFEKMFQQYFKDIEKRFEESINKATPEELDKIFEGLNTLKNVLERRKD from the coding sequence ATGGAAGAAGTTAACAATGGCTATAAAATACTTAAGATGTTAAAACAGATTATGTCAATGATTAAACAAAGAGTGGAATATCAATATAAAGATTTTGATCTTACAGGACCACAGGGTATGCTTATTGGAATATTAACTCATTATGGAGAGATGAAAATAAGTGATCTTAGTGAAAAAATTGGCTTATCAAATAGTACTGTATCTGGAATTATTGACAGATTAGAAAAACAGCAACTTGTAGAAAGGGTGAGAAGTACTGAAGACAGAAGAGTTGTTTATGTTAGAGTAACTTCAAAGTTTGAAAAAATGTTTCAACAGTACTTTAAGGACATTGAAAAAAGATTTGAAGAAAGTATTAATAAGGCTACACCTGAGGAATTAGATAAAATTTTTGAGGGGTTAAATACATTAAAAAATGTATTAGAAAGAAGAAAAGACTAA
- a CDS encoding phospho-sugar mutase gives MNYKEMYNMWLNFDPETKKELENLDENEIKERFYRELEFGTGGLRGIIGAGTNRMNIYTVRKATQGLANYINKQNIKDAKVAIAYDSRKFSDVFAKEAALVLNANGIKTYIYKELKPTPMLSYAVRHLNATAGIVITASHNPKQYNGYKVYWSDGGQITEEHAEGILKEINAVDYNNIKKLELENAIQKGLFNYIEDEVEAKYVELVKGLTVNKDIVEKVKDNLKVIYTPLHGTGNKPVRRVLSELGYKNVYVVKEQENPDPNFSTVKYPNPEEHEVFTRAIEMAKDIEADLIIGTDPDCDRVGVVVKNKEGEYVVLTGNQTGALLTHYILENLKQTNTMPLNPTIVKTIVTTEMARKITQSYNAHIIDVLTGFKYIGEKIKEFEETNSNSFVFGFEESYGYLAGTFVRDKDAVIASMLICEMAGYYKLKGMSLYEGLISLYEKYGYYKEDLKSITLEGIEGSEKIKSIMEMLRSNTPKSIANLEVVKVKDYLYSIDKDLKTNSTSTILLPKSNVIQLVLEDESIVTARPSGTEPKIKFYFATSSKTLEDANLKLNNIKEDFLNLIK, from the coding sequence ATGAACTATAAAGAAATGTATAATATGTGGCTTAACTTTGATCCTGAAACAAAAAAAGAGCTTGAAAACCTTGATGAAAACGAAATCAAAGAAAGATTCTATAGAGAGCTTGAATTTGGTACAGGAGGACTAAGAGGCATAATTGGTGCTGGAACAAATAGAATGAATATATATACTGTTAGAAAAGCAACACAAGGTCTTGCTAACTATATCAATAAACAAAATATTAAAGATGCAAAGGTTGCAATAGCTTATGATTCAAGAAAGTTTAGTGATGTTTTTGCAAAAGAAGCAGCCTTAGTATTAAATGCAAATGGAATAAAGACATATATATATAAAGAACTAAAACCTACTCCAATGCTTTCTTATGCAGTTAGACATTTAAACGCAACAGCAGGTATTGTAATAACTGCAAGTCATAATCCAAAGCAATACAATGGTTACAAAGTTTATTGGTCTGATGGTGGACAGATTACAGAAGAACATGCTGAAGGGATTTTAAAAGAAATTAATGCTGTTGATTATAATAATATTAAAAAATTAGAATTAGAAAATGCTATACAAAAAGGGCTTTTTAATTATATTGAAGATGAAGTTGAAGCAAAATATGTTGAACTTGTAAAAGGTCTTACTGTTAACAAAGATATTGTTGAAAAAGTTAAAGATAATTTGAAAGTTATATATACTCCTTTACACGGAACTGGTAATAAGCCTGTACGAAGGGTTTTAAGTGAACTTGGATACAAAAATGTATATGTTGTAAAAGAACAAGAAAATCCTGATCCTAATTTTTCAACAGTTAAATACCCTAACCCAGAAGAACATGAGGTTTTTACAAGAGCAATTGAAATGGCAAAAGATATTGAAGCAGACTTAATTATTGGAACAGACCCAGATTGTGATAGAGTTGGGGTTGTTGTTAAGAATAAAGAAGGAGAATATGTAGTTTTAACTGGTAATCAAACAGGAGCACTCTTAACACATTATATCTTAGAAAACCTAAAGCAGACAAATACAATGCCACTAAATCCAACTATTGTGAAAACCATTGTAACTACTGAAATGGCAAGAAAGATTACACAAAGTTATAATGCACATATTATTGATGTTCTAACAGGATTTAAATATATTGGTGAAAAGATAAAAGAGTTTGAAGAAACAAATAGCAATAGCTTTGTTTTTGGATTTGAAGAAAGTTATGGATATTTAGCAGGAACATTTGTTAGAGATAAAGATGCCGTTATAGCTTCTATGTTGATATGTGAGATGGCTGGATACTATAAATTAAAAGGTATGAGCCTTTATGAAGGCCTTATTTCCTTATATGAAAAATATGGATATTATAAAGAAGATTTAAAATCAATAACCCTTGAAGGTATAGAAGGCAGTGAAAAAATAAAATCCATAATGGAAATGCTAAGATCAAATACACCAAAAAGTATTGCAAATTTAGAAGTAGTAAAAGTAAAGGATTATCTATATAGCATCGATAAAGATTTAAAAACAAATAGTACCTCTACAATACTTCTTCCAAAATCAAATGTTATTCAGCTTGTTTTAGAAGACGAGAGCATTGTAACAGCAAGACCTTCAGGTACTGAACCAAAGATAAAATTTTATTTTGCTACATCAAGTAAAACACTCGAAGATGCAAATTTGAAGCTTAATAATATTAAAGAAGATTTCTTGAATTTGATAAAATAA